Proteins from one Rhizobium sp. BT04 genomic window:
- a CDS encoding LysR family transcriptional regulator, with protein sequence MDTRFLETFIVVAERRSLAEAAQRLNLTPAAVAQRIRALEAELGVRLLVRSGRVMRPTEAGFAILDRCRDLVRDTRDLKAMAGTATISGEMRIGAINTALTGLVPDILHRLAQDYPLIEIFLKPGASMDLYAEVLSGALDAAFIIEPRFPMQKTLTFNKLRQEPLVLIAPRDCEGADPLELLKTLPFIRYDRNQWGGHIADEYLREIGIHPVERYELDALEAIAVMVDRGLGISIVPDWAPPWPAGLDILKLPLPRSSAVRTVGIVVTRSSPRANLVAALLETSRAAMAA encoded by the coding sequence ATGGACACACGTTTTCTCGAAACCTTCATTGTCGTTGCCGAGCGGCGCTCGCTGGCAGAGGCCGCGCAGCGGCTGAACCTTACGCCTGCAGCCGTTGCCCAGCGCATCCGCGCATTGGAGGCCGAGCTCGGGGTGCGGCTGCTGGTGCGTTCCGGCCGCGTCATGCGGCCGACGGAGGCGGGTTTTGCCATTCTCGACCGCTGCAGGGATCTGGTGCGCGATACACGCGACCTGAAGGCGATGGCCGGCACCGCGACGATTTCGGGCGAGATGCGGATCGGTGCGATCAATACGGCGCTGACCGGTCTCGTTCCCGACATTCTCCACCGTCTCGCCCAGGATTACCCGTTGATCGAGATATTCCTCAAGCCGGGCGCGTCGATGGACCTCTATGCCGAGGTTTTGAGCGGCGCGCTGGACGCAGCCTTCATTATCGAGCCGCGATTTCCGATGCAGAAGACGCTGACCTTCAACAAGCTGCGCCAGGAACCCCTGGTGCTGATCGCTCCGCGGGACTGTGAGGGGGCGGATCCGCTCGAACTGTTGAAGACCCTGCCCTTCATCCGCTACGACCGTAACCAGTGGGGTGGTCACATCGCCGATGAATATTTGCGCGAGATCGGCATCCATCCGGTCGAGCGTTATGAGCTCGACGCGCTGGAGGCGATCGCGGTGATGGTAGACCGCGGTCTCGGAATCTCGATCGTGCCGGATTGGGCGCCGCCCTGGCCAGCTGGCCTTGATATCCTCAAGCTGCCCCTGCCTCGCTCGTCCGCCGTTCGCACCGTCGGCATCGTCGTGACGCGATCCTCGCCACGGGCAAACCTCGTCGCCGCGCTTCTGGAAACCAGCCGCGCGGCGATGGCAGCCTGA
- a CDS encoding amidohydrolase family protein, whose protein sequence is MFDLIVRNANLPDGRKGIDIGIQGGKIITIERNLQAQAQEQIDASGRLVSPPFVDPHFHMDATLSLGLPRMNVSGTLLEGIALWGELRPIVTKEELVDRALRYCDLAVTQGLLFIRSHVDTSDPRLVTVEAMIEVREKVAPYIDLQLVAFPQDGYYRSPGAIDALNRALDMGVDIVGGIPHFERTMGEGTASVEALCRIAADRGLPVDIHCDETDDPMSRHIETLAAETIRFGLQGRVAGSHLTSMHSMDNYYVSKLIPLMAEAEINVIPNPLINIMLQGRHDTYPKRRGMTRVRELMDAGLNVSFGHDCVMDPWYSMGSGDMLEVGHMAIHVAQMAGIDDKKKIFDALTVNSAKTMGLAGYGLEKGCSADLVILQASDTLEALRLKPNRLAVIRRGKVIARSAPRIGELFLDGRPARIDGGLDYAPRY, encoded by the coding sequence ATGTTCGATCTGATCGTCAGAAATGCAAATCTCCCCGATGGCCGAAAGGGTATCGATATCGGTATCCAGGGCGGCAAGATCATCACTATCGAGCGCAATCTCCAGGCGCAGGCGCAAGAACAGATCGACGCGTCAGGCCGGCTGGTCAGCCCGCCCTTCGTCGATCCGCATTTCCACATGGACGCCACGCTGTCGCTCGGCCTGCCGCGCATGAACGTATCCGGCACGCTGCTCGAGGGCATCGCGCTCTGGGGAGAGTTGCGCCCGATCGTGACGAAGGAGGAACTGGTCGATCGTGCGCTGCGTTATTGCGATCTGGCGGTCACACAGGGCCTGCTCTTCATCCGCAGCCATGTCGATACCAGTGATCCCAGGCTGGTGACCGTCGAGGCGATGATCGAGGTTCGCGAGAAGGTCGCCCCCTATATCGATCTGCAGCTGGTCGCCTTTCCCCAGGATGGTTATTACCGTTCGCCGGGCGCAATCGACGCGCTCAACCGCGCTCTCGACATGGGCGTCGATATCGTCGGCGGCATTCCGCATTTCGAACGGACGATGGGTGAAGGGACGGCGTCGGTCGAGGCGCTCTGCCGCATCGCCGCCGATCGCGGCCTGCCGGTCGATATACATTGCGACGAAACCGACGATCCGATGTCGCGCCATATCGAGACGCTGGCGGCGGAAACCATCCGCTTTGGCTTGCAGGGGCGCGTCGCCGGCTCGCATCTGACCTCGATGCATTCGATGGACAATTATTATGTCTCCAAGCTCATTCCGCTGATGGCGGAGGCCGAGATCAACGTCATTCCCAATCCGCTGATCAACATCATGCTGCAGGGCCGGCACGACACCTATCCGAAACGCCGCGGCATGACCCGCGTTAGGGAATTGATGGATGCCGGGCTCAATGTTTCCTTTGGGCACGACTGCGTCATGGATCCCTGGTATTCGATGGGATCGGGCGACATGCTGGAGGTCGGCCATATGGCGATTCATGTCGCGCAGATGGCCGGCATCGACGACAAGAAGAAGATCTTTGACGCGCTGACCGTCAATTCGGCGAAGACGATGGGGCTTGCGGGTTACGGCCTGGAAAAGGGATGCAGCGCCGACCTCGTCATCCTCCAGGCCAGCGACACGCTGGAAGCGCTGCGGCTGAAGCCGAACCGGCTGGCGGTGATCCGCCGCGGCAAGGTCATCGCCCGCTCGGCCCCGCGCATCGGTGAGCTTTTCCTGGACGGGCGCCCGGCACGGATCGACGGCGGCCTGGATTACGCACCTCGTTATTGA
- a CDS encoding ABC transporter permease, producing MSTDTAPAVLRRHRSMRRGSSTGLLLVALPVFLVAWLVVFPIFSAVVGTIFVRGPDGATEFSLASYRFFFSDGYSLGNLWLTLWTTAVCGILLLAIGLPIALYLRFSQGRLAAYVQGLAIFPMFVPSIILAYALIRTIGPNGTVDLLLNSVGLPKLRTPYLTPWGPVIGLVWDNLPLTVLMLTAGLSSISNSAIEAARDVGAKPLRVFVSIILPRMGNSLLVTASFAVLGIFSAFTLPYVLGSASPEMMGPFMQRTFADMNDPLNAMTQAVITFGFCLIFGILYIRSIARNREAQP from the coding sequence ATGTCCACTGACACTGCGCCGGCGGTTCTGCGCCGTCACCGGTCCATGAGAAGGGGGAGCTCTACCGGGCTCCTCCTCGTTGCTCTGCCGGTCTTCCTGGTTGCATGGCTAGTCGTCTTTCCGATCTTTTCGGCGGTCGTCGGCACAATCTTTGTTCGAGGCCCTGACGGAGCGACGGAATTCTCGCTTGCCTCCTACCGCTTCTTCTTCTCCGACGGCTACAGCCTCGGCAATCTGTGGCTGACGCTTTGGACGACCGCCGTCTGCGGTATCCTGCTTCTGGCGATCGGCCTTCCGATCGCGCTTTACCTTCGGTTCTCGCAGGGGCGTCTTGCGGCTTACGTGCAGGGCCTGGCGATCTTTCCGATGTTCGTGCCATCGATCATCCTCGCTTATGCGTTGATCAGGACGATCGGCCCGAACGGCACCGTCGACCTGTTGCTGAATTCCGTCGGCCTGCCCAAGCTGCGCACGCCCTATCTGACGCCGTGGGGACCGGTCATCGGTCTCGTCTGGGACAATCTTCCGCTGACGGTGCTGATGCTGACCGCCGGGCTTTCCTCTATTTCGAACAGTGCGATCGAAGCCGCCCGCGATGTCGGCGCAAAGCCGCTTCGGGTCTTCGTCTCGATCATCCTGCCGCGCATGGGGAACTCGCTGCTGGTGACGGCTTCCTTTGCGGTGCTTGGCATCTTCTCCGCCTTCACCCTGCCCTATGTGCTCGGCTCGGCATCGCCAGAAATGATGGGGCCGTTCATGCAGCGCACCTTCGCCGATATGAACGACCCGCTGAACGCCATGACCCAGGCCGTCATCACATTCGGCTTCTGCCTGATCTTCGGCATCCTCTACATTAGGTCGATCGCCCGCAACCGCGAGGCGCAGCCATGA
- a CDS encoding ABC transporter permease, with the protein MMQLFDIIASSGLWAAILRIATPLIFGTLGALLCERAGVLNLGIEGIMTFGAMIGWLSVYHGADLWTGLLIAALAGGVFGLLHAGLTVTLGLSQHVSGLGVTLFASSFSYYVFRLIVPLANTPPTIVPFQPIAIPGLSTLPFIGPAFFTQTAPTYLAIIIALLMAYIIFRTPVGLAIRMTGENPHAAEAQGVNPMKVRYGAVIAGSALMGMGGAFLTLSAFNSFFPTMVQGRGWICIALVVFASWRPGRALFGALLFAFFDAFQLRLQTALSGLVPYQLFLMTPYILSIAALAVMARRARVPQALMQPYRRGER; encoded by the coding sequence ATGATGCAGCTGTTCGACATCATCGCTTCATCAGGGCTCTGGGCGGCAATCCTGCGGATCGCCACGCCGCTGATTTTCGGCACGCTCGGTGCATTGCTGTGCGAACGGGCGGGTGTGCTCAATCTCGGCATCGAAGGCATCATGACCTTCGGCGCGATGATCGGCTGGCTTTCGGTCTATCACGGCGCCGATCTCTGGACCGGCCTGCTGATCGCGGCGCTGGCAGGCGGCGTCTTCGGTCTGCTGCATGCAGGCCTGACGGTGACGCTCGGCCTCTCCCAGCATGTCTCCGGTCTCGGCGTGACGCTGTTTGCTTCCAGCTTCAGCTATTATGTCTTCCGGCTGATCGTGCCGCTTGCCAATACCCCACCCACCATCGTGCCATTCCAGCCGATCGCCATTCCGGGTCTCTCGACGCTGCCTTTCATCGGGCCAGCCTTCTTCACCCAGACGGCGCCGACCTATCTCGCAATCATTATCGCCCTGCTGATGGCCTACATCATCTTCCGCACACCCGTCGGCCTTGCGATCCGCATGACCGGCGAAAATCCGCATGCGGCGGAAGCCCAGGGCGTCAATCCGATGAAGGTGCGCTACGGCGCGGTGATTGCTGGAAGCGCGCTGATGGGAATGGGCGGCGCTTTCCTGACATTGTCGGCCTTCAACAGCTTCTTCCCGACCATGGTGCAGGGACGCGGCTGGATCTGCATTGCGCTCGTCGTCTTCGCCTCCTGGCGGCCGGGCCGCGCGCTTTTCGGCGCTCTGCTCTTCGCCTTCTTCGATGCCTTCCAGCTTCGGCTGCAAACCGCGCTGAGCGGGCTCGTGCCCTATCAGCTCTTCCTGATGACGCCCTATATCCTTTCCATTGCCGCCCTTGCCGTCATGGCTCGCCGCGCCCGCGTGCCGCAGGCGCTGATGCAGCCCTATCGCCGCGGCGAACGCTGA
- a CDS encoding extracellular solute-binding protein, translated as MNRREFLITSSAAAGLLALPRFASAAAGTIDLYSGSDANIVDLWNNIIRPSFEKAHPGVALKVTDAGDNNGLRAIADRALAALKTKTDPQADLFEVFDPRLPSGGIDAGLWVKFSAENIEGYDHINPLAFDTPYSLPYRGSQVLLAYDTTKLDPKDAPKSWEQLTIWIKANPGQFIYNRPDKGGSGGNFVRRAIHEANGRDPKKFKIDNFTADFATETLTPAWKILNDLAPALYDKGAYTAGNTQSIQLLAQGVVTMVPVWSDQVLQAISQGVLPDTTGLVQLTDLALCGGFSSITVFSNGANKDAALKLAAFMLTKEMQEAIITEIGGFPAISWDHISDDLRKKYADVIPSTIPTFPGGDWEKAIGDGWYRNVAPGISRT; from the coding sequence ATGAATAGACGCGAATTTCTGATCACATCATCAGCTGCAGCCGGTCTGCTGGCGCTTCCGCGTTTCGCATCGGCAGCGGCCGGCACGATCGATCTCTACAGCGGTTCGGATGCCAATATCGTCGACCTCTGGAACAACATCATCCGTCCGTCCTTCGAAAAGGCGCATCCGGGCGTCGCGTTGAAGGTGACCGATGCCGGCGACAATAACGGCTTGCGCGCCATCGCCGACCGTGCGCTTGCCGCGCTGAAGACGAAGACCGATCCGCAGGCCGATCTGTTCGAGGTGTTCGATCCGCGCCTGCCGTCCGGCGGCATCGATGCCGGCCTCTGGGTGAAGTTCTCCGCCGAAAACATCGAGGGCTACGACCATATCAACCCGCTTGCCTTCGATACCCCCTACTCGCTTCCCTATCGCGGTTCGCAGGTGCTTCTCGCCTACGACACGACCAAGCTCGATCCGAAGGATGCGCCGAAGAGCTGGGAGCAGCTCACCATATGGATCAAGGCCAATCCCGGCCAGTTCATCTACAACCGTCCTGACAAGGGCGGTTCGGGCGGAAACTTCGTCCGCCGTGCGATCCATGAGGCCAATGGCCGCGATCCGAAGAAGTTCAAGATCGACAATTTCACCGCCGACTTCGCCACTGAGACGCTGACGCCGGCCTGGAAGATCCTCAACGACCTCGCCCCGGCGCTTTACGACAAGGGCGCCTATACGGCCGGCAACACCCAGTCGATCCAGCTGCTCGCCCAGGGCGTCGTCACCATGGTGCCGGTCTGGTCGGACCAGGTGCTGCAGGCAATCTCCCAAGGTGTGCTGCCTGATACGACCGGCCTCGTGCAGCTTACCGATCTCGCCCTTTGCGGCGGCTTCTCCAGCATCACCGTCTTCTCCAACGGCGCCAACAAGGATGCGGCGCTGAAGCTGGCCGCATTCATGCTGACGAAGGAAATGCAGGAAGCGATCATCACCGAGATCGGCGGCTTCCCCGCCATCTCGTGGGATCACATCTCCGACGATCTTCGCAAGAAATATGCCGACGTCATTCCCTCAACCATCCCGACCTTCCCGGGTGGCGATTGGGAAAAGGCGATCGGTGATGGCTGGTACCGCAACGTTGCTCCTGGTATCAGCCGCACCTGA
- a CDS encoding ribonuclease activity regulator RraA: protein MALSAEAIATLKTVSTATLTTVLLKKGLRNVWIRGAVPLKPGQPRIVGPAFTLRFVPAREDLATPASWASPISTRAAIEAMPEGCVAVVDAMGVTDAGIFGDILCARMQKRGVAALVTDGVIRDLAGVLDTNLPVWCRGVAAPPSVAGLTFVAWQQPIGCGGVAVFPDDIIVVDQDGAVLIPADLLEVVLDEAPEQERMEAWIMTRIDEGTPLPGLYPMNAETKALYEASKK, encoded by the coding sequence ATGGCCCTCAGCGCTGAAGCGATAGCAACCCTCAAGACCGTCTCGACGGCGACCCTGACGACCGTTCTTCTGAAGAAGGGCCTGCGGAACGTCTGGATCCGCGGCGCCGTTCCCCTGAAGCCTGGCCAGCCGCGCATCGTCGGCCCGGCTTTCACCCTGCGCTTCGTGCCGGCCCGCGAGGATCTGGCGACGCCGGCATCCTGGGCCTCGCCGATCTCGACCCGCGCCGCGATCGAGGCGATGCCGGAGGGCTGTGTCGCCGTCGTCGATGCGATGGGTGTCACCGATGCCGGCATCTTCGGCGATATCCTCTGTGCCCGCATGCAGAAGAGAGGCGTTGCAGCCCTCGTCACCGACGGCGTCATCCGCGACCTTGCCGGCGTGCTCGACACCAACCTGCCGGTCTGGTGCCGCGGCGTCGCAGCACCCCCTTCGGTCGCCGGCCTCACCTTCGTCGCCTGGCAGCAACCAATCGGCTGCGGCGGCGTGGCTGTTTTCCCTGACGACATCATCGTCGTCGACCAGGACGGCGCAGTGCTGATTCCGGCCGATCTGCTCGAGGTGGTGCTTGATGAAGCGCCGGAACAGGAGCGCATGGAAGCCTGGATCATGACCAGGATCGATGAAGGCACGCCGTTGCCCGGCCTCTACCCGATGAACGCCGAAACCAAGGCGCTCTATGAGGCCTCGAAGAAATAG
- the msrA gene encoding peptide-methionine (S)-S-oxide reductase MsrA, protein MTEERAVLAGGCFWGMQDLIRRYKGVISTRVGYTGGDVPNATYRNHGSHAEAIEIIFDPARISYREILEFFFQIHDPSTRNRQGNDVGLSYRSAIFYVTPEQERVAKDTIADVDASGLWPGKVVTEVVPVSDFWEAEPEHQDYLERIPNGYTCHFVRPGWKLPVRQKIA, encoded by the coding sequence ATGACCGAAGAACGTGCAGTCCTCGCCGGTGGTTGCTTCTGGGGCATGCAGGACCTCATCCGCCGATACAAGGGCGTGATTTCGACCCGCGTCGGCTATACCGGCGGCGATGTGCCGAATGCCACCTACCGCAACCACGGATCCCATGCCGAGGCGATCGAGATCATCTTCGACCCCGCAAGGATCAGCTATCGGGAAATCCTCGAATTCTTCTTCCAGATCCACGACCCGAGCACGCGCAACCGCCAGGGCAACGACGTTGGCTTGAGCTACCGCTCGGCGATCTTCTACGTCACCCCTGAGCAGGAGCGCGTCGCCAAAGACACGATCGCCGATGTCGACGCATCGGGCCTGTGGCCCGGCAAGGTCGTCACCGAAGTCGTACCGGTCAGCGATTTCTGGGAGGCGGAACCCGAGCACCAGGATTATCTGGAGCGGATTCCGAACGGCTATACCTGCCACTTTGTCCGGCCCGGCTGGAAACTGCCGGTCCGTCAGAAGATCGCCTGA
- a CDS encoding SDR family oxidoreductase: MDFGLKDKTALVLGAGGGLGSAIAVKLAREGARMAAADIDLAAAEKTAAAIESEGGKALALQWDLSDLGTIDAHVAAIERQFGPIDILVNNTGGPPPTTVSGQEPTVWSQYFQSMVLSVIAITDRVLPQMRARKWGRIVTSTSSGVVAPIPNLGISNALRLSLVGWSKTLAREVGRDGITVNIVLPGRIATGRITFLDEQKAKRENRSIDDVVTESTGSIPLGRYGRPEEYGNVVTFLASEPASYLTGSVIRVDGGMIQSI, encoded by the coding sequence ATGGATTTCGGCCTGAAGGACAAGACGGCCCTGGTGCTTGGCGCCGGCGGTGGATTGGGCAGCGCGATTGCCGTCAAGCTTGCGCGCGAAGGCGCCAGAATGGCCGCGGCAGATATCGATCTCGCCGCCGCTGAGAAGACCGCGGCTGCGATCGAATCCGAAGGCGGCAAGGCGCTGGCACTGCAATGGGATCTTTCCGATCTCGGTACGATCGATGCGCATGTCGCTGCAATCGAACGTCAGTTCGGACCGATCGATATCCTCGTCAACAATACCGGCGGCCCACCGCCGACCACCGTCTCCGGCCAGGAGCCGACGGTCTGGAGCCAATATTTCCAGAGCATGGTGCTCTCCGTCATCGCCATTACCGATCGCGTGCTGCCTCAGATGCGGGCGCGCAAATGGGGGCGCATCGTCACCTCGACCTCGTCGGGCGTGGTCGCGCCGATCCCCAATCTCGGCATCTCCAACGCGCTGCGCCTGTCATTGGTCGGCTGGTCGAAAACGCTGGCGCGCGAGGTCGGGCGCGATGGCATCACCGTCAACATCGTCCTGCCGGGACGGATCGCCACCGGCCGCATCACCTTCCTCGATGAGCAGAAGGCCAAACGCGAAAACCGCTCCATCGATGACGTCGTCACCGAAAGCACCGGCAGCATTCCGCTCGGCCGCTATGGCCGGCCGGAAGAATATGGCAATGTTGTCACCTTCCTGGCAAGCGAGCCTGCCTCCTATCTCACCGGATCGGTGATCCGCGTCGATGGCGGCATGATCCAGAGCATCTGA
- a CDS encoding ABC transporter permease, whose amino-acid sequence MRFERREHRPLYLLIVTPVIAVVAALALAGILIAIAGAPVLDAYWRILTGAFGSRLSATETLTRATPLMLTGLAAAVAFRARLWNIGAEGQFYLGAIAVAAASSKLLGNLPAPILIPLLLLVGAIAGMVLILIPLWLRLRFSVDEVVTSLLLNFIAVLFVSMLIDGVLKDPLAFGWPQSQSVSDHAMLPKLIARSRLHIGFAIAIGLAVIVHFVQSRTVFGMQSRAAGLNPAGAVFAGVPLGRTLVKVACLSGGLAGLAGAIEVMGVKGYVTTDLSPGFGYAGIVVAMLANLNPLGVVFAAIFTATMFVGADGMSRGLGIPTYIADVTVALSLLTMLIALFFTQYRIRR is encoded by the coding sequence ATGCGATTTGAGCGCCGCGAGCACCGTCCGCTTTACCTGCTGATCGTCACGCCCGTTATCGCGGTCGTCGCGGCGCTGGCGCTGGCGGGTATCCTGATCGCTATCGCCGGCGCGCCTGTTCTCGATGCGTATTGGCGCATCCTGACCGGAGCCTTCGGCTCGCGCCTCTCGGCGACCGAAACGCTGACGCGGGCAACGCCGCTGATGCTGACGGGACTTGCCGCCGCCGTCGCCTTCCGGGCACGGCTCTGGAATATCGGCGCCGAGGGCCAGTTCTATCTCGGCGCCATCGCCGTTGCGGCGGCGAGCTCGAAACTGCTGGGCAATCTTCCAGCCCCCATTCTCATTCCGTTGCTGCTCTTGGTCGGCGCCATTGCCGGCATGGTGCTGATCCTGATCCCGCTCTGGCTCAGGCTGCGCTTCTCCGTCGATGAGGTCGTCACCAGCCTGCTCCTGAACTTCATCGCCGTGCTTTTCGTCTCGATGCTGATCGATGGTGTCCTCAAGGATCCGCTCGCCTTCGGCTGGCCGCAGTCGCAATCCGTCAGCGATCATGCCATGCTGCCGAAGCTGATCGCCCGCTCGCGCCTGCATATTGGCTTTGCGATTGCTATCGGGCTGGCCGTCATCGTCCATTTCGTCCAGTCCCGCACCGTGTTCGGCATGCAGTCGCGCGCTGCAGGCCTCAATCCCGCCGGTGCAGTCTTTGCCGGCGTCCCGCTCGGCAGAACGTTGGTGAAGGTCGCCTGTCTCTCTGGCGGGCTTGCAGGGTTGGCGGGAGCGATCGAGGTCATGGGCGTCAAGGGTTATGTGACGACCGATCTGTCGCCGGGCTTCGGCTATGCCGGTATTGTTGTCGCCATGCTCGCCAACCTCAATCCACTCGGCGTCGTCTTCGCCGCCATTTTCACGGCCACGATGTTCGTGGGCGCGGATGGCATGAGCCGCGGCCTCGGCATCCCGACCTATATCGCCGATGTCACGGTGGCGCTGTCGTTGCTGACGATGCTGATCGCCTTGTTCTTTACCCAATACAGGATCCGGCGATGA